Proteins encoded within one genomic window of Anastrepha ludens isolate Willacy chromosome 4, idAnaLude1.1, whole genome shotgun sequence:
- the LOC128862414 gene encoding protein sprouty, which yields MDRRNGGDILAPPRPPKHLPRVHRPRAPEPDTMLNEIQMQQEWQQQQQREQEQQQMTTTAVTSATTTSTATPQCTNSNNQQLQHNFNSNNFPSQYSITGVDRGVTTSGQNDNIAIANTLMQPEYEDYEIHHLTILPQRPTTLNLSRNNSHVSNTSSSSSSSITAANTFTRRRQSPPTPGAAARLLVNNNTISSNARSQSSNNSGLSGGITGLLSHFHSTEPAVAASVTLAQPRPESQRLTNEYVDTPFRNAVGNTVIPNQLQLQHASRSQHPAGQHDGGQTTTHHLLLLPQREFRLQQHQHQQQQHQHQLHSNRLAGTVGSAIVATGIDGTDGFLHSNHNHKTPTSTATTTTTCPHTGKVIPVAQNGNNSGGLGSFTSSLNTEQPFTPAITKQPASTTTSQTSHVDSSNCKFAKDLPAFDDLLTMHNIATGIATPQGMISAVHGASPLGTPIIIGGDTSSLTQITCPRCGHCRCEQCQSPPHLPQTWLCNKTCLCSAESVIDYVSCLCCAKALFYHCARDNDMDCDDGSGTPCVDNPCSCGPYKRTQRWGWLGALSLVLPCLWLYWPMRGCVSFCEKCYGRIVGRGCRCQQTDSPTNIIPISQLGLTGNGNSGTASILSSNNAGTDMIKSAETHHHHNHHHHHHHMRKGDLTPKKRLLDSNGEY from the coding sequence ATGGATCGTAGAAATGGCGGCGACATTTTGGCGCCACCACGGCCCCCAAAGCACTTACCACGTGTACATCGTCCTAGAGCACCCGAGCCAGATACTATGTTAAACGAAATACAAATGCAACAGGAgtggcagcagcaacagcagcgggAACAAGAACAGCAGCAAATGACGACGACGGCAGTGACATCGGCAACCACGACGAGCACCGCAACACCGCAATGTACAAATAGTAATAACCAGCAATTGCAGCATAATTTCAATAGCAACAATTTTCCAAGTCAATATAGTATTACGGGCGTAGACCGGGGTGTTACTACGAGTGGTCAAAATGATAATATTGCTATCGCTAATACACTGATGCAACCAGAATACGAAGATTACGAAATCCATCATTTGACGATACTGCCACAACGGCCAACTACCCTAAATCTAAGCCGCAATAACAGTCACGTAAGTAACACATCTTCTTCGTCGTCGTCCTCCATAACTGCGGCAAATACTTTTACACGGCGAAGGCAATCACCGCCCACGCCAGGTGCTGCCGCACGACTACTTGTTAACAACAATACAATCAGCAGCAACGCTCGAAGTCAGTCGAGCAATAACAGTGGCCTAAGTGGTGGCATCACTGGTTTACTCAGTCATTTCCATAGCACCGAACCAGCTGTTGCTGCATCAGTCACGCTGGCTCAACCGCGACCCGAGTCCCAGAGGCTCACCAATGAGTACGTGGATACTCCGTTCCGAAATGCTGTAGGCAATACGGTCATACCGAATCAGTTGCAGCTGCAACACGCTTCCCGTTCACAACATCCAGCGGGACAGCACGATGGCGGCCAAACGACAACGCACCATCTACTACTGTTGCCCCAGCGTGAATTCCGTCTGCAACAACATCAGcatcagcaacagcagcaccaaCATCAGCTACATTCGAACCGCTTGGCGGGAACAGTGGGTTCGGCGATCGTCGCGACGGGTATCGATGGCACAGACGGCTTCTTACATTCGAATCATAATCACAAAACGCCCACGTCCActgcaacaacgacaacaacctGCCCGCATACCGGCAAGGTGATTCCAGTCGCGCAGAATGGAAACAATAGCGGCGGTTTAGGCAGCTTCACAAGCTCTCTAAATACGGAACAGCCATTTACGCCGGCAATAACAAAACAACCCGCCTCAACGACAACCAGCCAAACATCGCACGTCGACAGCAGCAATTGCAAATTTGCTAAAGATTTACCCGCATTCGATGACTTGCTAACCATGCACAATATAGCGACAGGCATCGCTACCCCACAAGGCATGATATCCGCTGTACACGGTGCTAGTCCGCTTGGTACACCCATTATCATTGGTGGCGACACATCTTCCCTAACTCAGATCACCTGCCCACGATGCGGTCATTGCCGTTGCGAACAGTGCCAAAGTCCACCACACCTGCCGCAAACGTGGCTCTGCAACAAGACCTGCCTATGCAGCGCCGAATCAGTCATCGATTATGTGTCGTGTTTATGTTGCGCCAAGGCATTATTTTATCATTGCGCTCGCGACAATGACATGGACTGCGATGACGGCTCCGGTACACCATGCGTCGACAATCCCTGCTCATGTGGGCCCTATAAACGTACACAACGCTGGGGTTGGCTGGGCGCACTATCGCTTGTATTACCCTGCCTTTGGTTATATTGGCCTATGCGCGGTTGCGTATCCTTCTGCGAAAAATGCTACGGACGAATTGTAGGTCGAGGTTGCCGTTGCCAACAAACAGATTCACCAACCAACATCATACCAATCTCGCAATTGGGTCTAActggaaatggcaacagtggaACGGCAAGCATTTTAAGCAGCAACAATGCTGGCACAGATATGATAAAATCGGCCGAAACACACCATCATCAtaatcatcatcaccatcaccaTCATATGCGAAAAGGCGATCTGACGCCCAAGAAACGACTGCTCGATTCGAATGGCGAGTACTAA